Proteins from one Rhizoctonia solani chromosome 5, complete sequence genomic window:
- a CDS encoding ubiquitin-conjugating enzyme, whose product MDARLRRVNKEIADCKNDKASKISIELIDDNPFHLCGSFPGPEDTPYQGGTYQVDIVIPDSYPFQPVKMKFITKVYHPNVSSASGAICLDILKDAWSPVLTLKSTLISLQSLLCSPEPDDPQDAEVAKHYLTSRSSFNDTAKYWAEIYAGAPPSRNSGESKTEQPSVPRDEIAIAGLERAHVEQFCALGFDRSKVIDVLRRLNYRGANVAKIPEDRIVEELLK is encoded by the exons ATGGACGCGCGACTTCGCCGAGTAAATAAAGAAATTGCTG ATTGTAAAAATGACAAGGCTTCGAAAATATCTATTGAACTAATTGATGACAACCCTTTTCACCTCTGTGGATCCTTCCCCGGACCAGAAGATACGCCTTACCAAGGCGGGACTTATCAAGTG GATATTGTCATACCTGATTCTTACCCTTTCCAACCAGTAAAGATGAAATTCATAAC CAAGGTCTACCATCCAAATGTTTCATCTGCTTCG GGCGCCATCTGTTTGGATATCTTGAAGGACGCTTGGTCACCAGTTCTGACCCTCAAATCCACCCTGATATCATTACAAAGCCTCCTATGTAGTCCTGAACCTGACGACCCTCAGGATGCTGAAG TTGCAAAGCACTACTTAACCTCCCGGTCCTCGTTTAATGATACGGCAAAATACTGGGCAGAGATTTATGCTGGAGCTCCGCCATCACGCAACTCAGGCGAGAGCAAGACAGAGCAGCCCA GCGTTCCTCGCGATGAAATAGCTATTGCAGGTCTTGAACGGGCACATGTCGAACAGTTTTGTGCACTGGGGTTCGATCGTAGTAAAGTG ATCGATGTATTACGTCGGTTGAATTATCGTGGTGCAAACGTAGCAAAAATTCCGGAAGATAGAATCGTAGAAGAACTACTCAAGTAG
- a CDS encoding rp/eb family microtubule associated protein has translation MAGESRTELIGWLNDLLQINYTKVEQCGSGAAYCQILDSVYGDVPMTKVKMNAKHEYEFLANYKVLQDIFKKKKIDKPIPVEKLVKCKMQDNLEFLQWIRRFWEGNYSGQAYDAVARRRGAPTDPPATMAPVRAGPGLAASTSARASVGRKTPVGSARSGSATGGAELVAAQKQVQELSAHLEGLEKERDFYFAKLRDIEILAQQQIETLEAEGKSDETLSAIQKILYSTEEGFEVPEQAALDEEETF, from the exons ATGGCAGGCGAATCTCGTACCGAGCTCATCGGATGGCTAAACGACCTTTTACAAATCAACTATACCAAAGTAGAGCAATGCGGATCGGGAGCCGCGTATTGTCAGATCTTGGATTCGGTTTATG GAGACGTGCCGATGACCAAAGTTAAGATGAACGCAAAGCACGAGTACGAGTTTTTGGCGAATTACAAAGTATTGCAAGATATtttcaagaagaagaaaatcGACAAG CCTATCCCAGTTGAGAAGCTTGTCAAGTGCAAGATGCA GGACAACCTCGAATTCCTTCAGTGGATAAGACGTTTCTGGGAAGGTAACTATTCGGGTCAAGCCTACGATGCCGTGGCACGACGACGCGGTGCACCGACCGATCCACCCGCGACGATGGCCCCAGTCAGGGCCGGCCCTGGGCTCGCGGCGAGCACATCCGCACGCGCCTCGGTTGGCCGCAAAACCCCAGTCG GCAGTGCGAGGTCGGGGTCAGCGACTGGAGGAGCCGAGCTTGTTGCTGCCCAaaaacaagtccaagaacTTTCGGCACATCTCGAGGGCCTAGAAAAGGAGCGAGACTTTTACTTTGCCAAG TTGCGAGATATCGAGATTCTGGCTCAGCAGCAAATAGAGACTCTCGAGGCTGAAGGCAAATCTGATGAGACTTTGTCCGCGATCCAGAAGATTTTGTACTCGACCGAG GAGGGCTTCGAGGTACCGGAACAAGCTGCACTAGACGAAGAAGAAACCTTTTAG
- a CDS encoding glutathione synthase, ATP-binding domain protein produces the protein MAPLPSWPPALEDEQQQELSSLAATWALSHVMGNDGGVSDVDPFTRDLWNAWKAVRDIPDQQPLHLGLFRSDYMLHQYDGGNLDIKQVEFNTISSSFGPLSHQVSALHRTDRYLAVSTGYFGVSPHLDPSNFPENSTRSGLVEGLVAAHTAYNNPSARILFVVQPNERNMFDQRWLEYEILDKYGIHVIRHTLETLSLCATLDKDSSLLVKASQNWSSQPSEISVVYFRATYTPNDFKSSTDWDTRILLEKSRAIKCPSLPLQLAGGKMIQAVLAAPGVLERFIGRTEEEKEWIPEIRNSWMEMWPLASSSETSDFISSLKTVAISNTVNPLPSAGHSGITRASELYSQLVLKPQREGGGNNVYHDSIPPFLKSLEANLEEARAWIAMRLIQPPKSGSENYLVGAGTSKALKKDTVSELGIFGWSLFGGPGTIVDEKTVGWLVRTKGRESDEGGVAVGYSPGPYTFRKVHLNRLVKYRAGGMQPSFGSDEPSDARRGRKRGSFTQKQFTFRGMRGTNPTMDSQSNSPRTAPTTAVAYPGCDNPYTSPSESLSYSIYAWHEQDGHCYRTPAAVEAPSRRDASEAHLHDILPIPESFDFIDIPEGLPSSPQSITHDYWALRTRHPDRPSPHISTYMPDELIQDRDEHLTPIDSYRIPESYDFTDLDLPSTTILHESSEYEAYYCESPISLLTYRSSRGRSRAESRFFPKFTMRQQQKQQDKQEPKNSPTTIMDKMEDSDRLYRRRSGPTPPVSATATISVDGTLDSPY, from the exons ATGGCCCCCCTACCGTCCTGGCCACCAGCTCTTGAAGACGAACAGCAACAGGAGCTTTCCAGTCTGGCTGCGACTTGGGCCTTGTCTCATG TAATGGGCAATGACGGGGGCGTGAGCGACGTTGATCCATTCACCCGAGATTTGTGGAATGCTTGGAAGGCTGTGAGAGATATTCCCGATCAGCAA CCCCTTCATCTCGGATTATTTCGTTCCGATTACATGTTGCATCAATATGACGGGGGCAATTTAGATATCAAACAAGTAGAATTCAACACCATTTCATCTTCATTTGGACCACTGTCTCACCAGGTTTCGGCACTGCATAG GACCGACAGGTATCTCGCGGTTTCGACCGGTTATTTCGGGGTCTCGCCGCACCTCGACCCTTCTAATTTTCCGGAAAACAGCACTCGTAGCGGCTTGGTCGAGGGACTTGTAGCCGCTCATACAGCATACAATAACCCAAG CGCTCGTATTCTTTTCGTGGTTCAGCCAAATGAACGCAATATGTTCGACCAGAGATGGCTTGAATATGAAATTTTAGACAA GTATGGAATACATGTGATCCGACATACTCTAGAAACGCTTTCTCTTTGTGCAACTTTGGATAAGGATTCAAGTTTACTTGTCAAAGCATCTCAGAACTGGAGCTCGCAACCTTCTGAAATTTCCGTCGTCTACTTTCGAGCAACTTACACCCCAAACGACTTCAAATCATCCACCGATTGGGATACTAGGATTCTCCTCGAGAAGAGCCGTGCTATAAAATGCCCCTCACTCCCACTTCAGCTTGCTGGTGGGAAAATGATCCAGGCGGTTCTCGCTGCTCCGGGCGTGCTCGAACGCTTCATCGGTCGTACAGAGGAAGAGAAGGAATGGATACCAGAGATCAGGAATAGCTGGATGGAGATGTGGCCCTTGGCTTCATCCTCAGAGACCTCTGATTTTATTTCGTCTTTGAAGACTGTCGCAATCTCAAACACAGTAAATCCACTACCCTCGGCAGGTCATTCCGGAATCACACGTGCATCAGAGCTTTATTCTCAGCTAGTACTAAAGCCACAGCGTGAAGGGGGTGGCAATAACGTTTATCACGATTCAATTCCCCCTTTCCTTAAAAGTCTCGAAGCGAACCTTGAAGAAGCGCGGGCGTGGATTGCTATGCGGCTGATACAACCACCCAAGTCTGGAAGCGAGAACTACTTGGTAGGCGCTGGTACTTCGAAAGCGCTGAAGAAAGATACAGTAAGcgaacttggaatatttgGCTGGTCGCTTTTTGGAGGTCCGGGAACCATTGTGGATGAAAAGACTGTTGGCTGGTTGGTCAGAACGAAGGGCCGGGAGAGTGATGAAGGCGGTGTGGCAGTAGGATACTCG CCGGGACCTTACACATTCCGCAAGGTACATCTGAATAGACTTGTGAAATATAGAG CTGGAGGTATGCAACCATCGTTTGGATCGGATGAGCCCAGCGACGCGCGTAGGGGCCGGAAACGCGGGTCATTTACTCAAAAACAATTTACTTTTCGGGGTATGCGTGGCACAAATCCCACCATGGATAGCCAAT CTAATTCTCCTCGCACGGCGCCCACCACTGCAGTGGCCTACCCGGGCTGTGATAATCCGTACACCAGCCCTTCTGAAAGTCTCTCTTATTCTATCTATGCATGGCACGAACAGGATGGACATTGTTATCGCACGCCAGCAGCAGTTGAAGCCCCATCACGGAGAG ATGCATCAGAGGCTCATCTACATGACATCCTACCTATTCCAGAATCTTTTGATTTCATCGATATACCCGAGGGTCTCCCTTCCTCCCCCCAAAGTATTACACATGATTATTGGGCATTGCGTACAAGACATCCAGATCGCCCCAGTCCCCATATTTCGACCTACATGCCCGATGAATTGATCCAAGACCGAGACGAACACCTTACGCCTATAGATTCGTACAGAATACCTGAGTCTTACGATTTTACTGACCTGGATCTTCCATCTACAACTATCCTCCACGAGAGTTCGGAATACGAAGCCTATTATTGTGAATCGCCCATATCATTGCTCACTTATCGGAGCTCGCGTGGTAGATCTCGGG CGGAGTCGCGTTTTTTCCCGAAGTTCACGATGAGGCAACAGCAAAAACAACAGGACAAGCAAGAACCCAAGAATAGTCCCACTACAATTATGGACAAAATGGAAGACAGTGATCGGCTCTACAGGCGGCGATCTGGGCCTACACCTCCCGTATCCGCTACCGCCACGATCTCGGTAGATGGGACCCTCGACAGTCCTTATTAG
- a CDS encoding alcohol dehydrogenase zinc-binding domain protein → MSAIPTTAQAWRFPFDQSTWNGHKSLELREVKIAPPKQGEVLVRLYAAALSYRTFLSARVCTPDRTPLVPMDKDSFRRATKKGGRVHSLYETWFEGPVRDKYIPLTVGSGTSGCLAQYRVFDAKTLLPIPPHLSYEEASTIACAAVTAWHSFFEKRPITKDSTVLVLGSGGVSVFGAQLAKAAGDASDRHDLKQGKGSQV, encoded by the exons ATGTCTGCTATCCCAACTACCGCTCAAGCATGGCGCTTCCCCTTTGACCAGAGTACCTGGAACGGCCACAAGAGCCTCGAGCTGCGTGAGGTTAAGATCGCTCCTCCCAAACAAGGCGAAGTTCTAGTGAGGCTATACGCGGCGGCTCTTAGCTATAG GACATTCTTATCAGCAAGGGTTTGTACCCCGGACCGTACTCCACTGGTCCCGATGGACAAGGACTCGTTCCGTCGTGCGACG AAGAAGGGAGGCCGGGTTCACTCGCTCTATGAAACCTGGTTTGAGGGTCCTGTCCGG GACAAGTACATCCCGTTGACGGTTGGTAGTGGTACCTCAGGATGCCTTGCTCAATATAG GGTGTTCGATGCGAAAACTCTCCTCCCCATCCCACCTCACTTATCATACGAAGAAGCATCCACCATAGCATGTGCGGCGGTGACCGCATGGCACTCATTCTTCGAAAAGCGTCCGATTACAAAGGACTCGACTGTGTTGGTACTCGGTAGCGGAGGAGTATCCGTTTTTGGTGCGCAGCTTGCGAAGGCTGCGGGGGACGCGAGTGATCGCCACGACCTCAAGCAAGGAAAAGGAAGCCAAGTATAA
- a CDS encoding ATP phosphoribosyltransferase has product MDLISESIKGRLLFAIPKKGRLYEKSIQLLHGADVQYTRSHRLDVALVRNLNIALVFLPAADIPRFVGEGNVDLGITGQDVILEAEMEGHTTQLLKLGFGKCKLQVQVPEKGEFNQLESASLVGRRIVTSFEVLARKYFEKLDQEHGLQAGQKTNIEYVGGSVEAACALGLADGIVDLVESGDTMRAAGLHAIATLLESEAVLITSSKPKHPHFLPLQNQITQRIAGVLASQKFVVCQYNVRREKLAEATKVTPGRRAATVSPLEDGEWVAVSSMVEATRAADVMDQLVNIGAEDVLIIKLDNCRV; this is encoded by the exons ATGGACTTGATTTCTGAATCGATTAAAGGTCGATTGTTGTTTGCCATTCCAAAGAAAG GGAGGTTGTATGAAAAGTCGATTCAGCTGTTGCACG GGGCGGATGTTCAGTATACGCGCTCACACCGCCTCGATGTCGCACTCGTACGGAACCTAAACATTGCACT TGTGTTCCTTCCCGCAGCCGATATTCCCCGATTCGTGGGTGAAGGAAATGTCGATCTGGGTATAACCGGCCAGGATGTCATTCTCGAAGCCGAGATGGAAGGACACACGACTCAGCTGTTGAAGCTTGGTTTTGGAAAATGTAAATTGCAGGTCCAGGTTCCAGAAAAGGGCGAATTTAACCAGCTTGAATCGGCAAGT TTGGTGGGCAGGAGGATTGTTACAAGCTTCGAAGTCCTAGCTCGCAAGTACTTTGAAAAACTCGACCAAGAGCATGGTCTACAAGCCGGACAAAAAACCAACATCGAATACGTCGGAGGTAGTGTGGAAGCTGCTTGCGCACTAGGTCTCGCAGACGGAATTG TCGACTTGGTCGAATCAGGCGATACTATGCGTGCAGCAGGCCTACACGCAATCGCAACGCTACTCGAATCCGAAGCTGTCCTGATCACATCTTCCAAACCCAAACACCCCCACTTTTTACCGCTGCAAAACCAAATCACACAGCGCATCGCCGGAGTATTGGCTTCTCAGAAATTTGTGGTTTGTCAATACAACGTGCGACGCGAAAAGCTGGCGGAAGCGACCAAGGTGACGCCCGGAAGAAGGGCAGCGACGGTCAGTCCTCTCGAAGACGGTGAATGGGTGGCGGTGAGCAGCATGGTCGAAGCCACGAGGGCCGCGGATGTTATGGACCAATTGGTGAACATTGGAGCGGAAGACGTTCTCATCATAAAGCTGGACAACTGTCGTGTCTAA
- a CDS encoding ATP phosphoribosyltransferase has translation MLHDGNMETQVVRFFCTTTIVTLPTLPSTLPSLLPSLKFNMKWSALVATAVAPLVALAQDIVYDAIHNATSIQGTWSSGSQHVRTGPVRLCKPIELVIYLSFYGGNLILIYRRWIWEQALYRFEGNASYPQCIKGIVIFQHGTYQLNSNGSISLTPWWQDGRIQVQDPCAPVSNIITLYNQTEYMVQWRIFRDPTYGPKLHLFQYDGAPLAPMFLVADPPNMLPTRVLAVNLTEVVEDPSST, from the exons ATGTTACACGATGGTAACATGGAAACGCAAGTTGTTCGTTTCTtctgcaccaccaccatcGTCACCTTGCCCACTCTCCCATCAACCTTACCCTCTTTACTCCCTAGTCTAAAATTCAACATGAAGTGGTCGGCGCTGGTAGCGACAGCTGTTGCTCCGTTGGTGGCATTAGCGCAAGATATTGTATACGATGCTATACACAATGCGACCTCGATTCAGGGAACATGGTCTTCAGGTAGCCAGCATGTTCGAACTGGACCAGTCA GACTTTGCAAACCCATTGAACTCGTCATTTATCTATCCTTCTACGGCGGGaatctcatactcatt TACCGACGATGGATCTGGGAGCAAGCTCTGTACAGGTTTGAAGGCAACGCGTCGTACCCACAATGCATCAAGGGAATTGTTATTTTCCAACATGGGACATATCAACTCAACTCGAACGGCTCGATTTCGCTGACTCCATGGTGGCAAGACGGTCGTATCCAAGTCCAGGATCCATGCGCCCCCGTTTCGAATATTATCACGCTCTATAACCAGACCGAATACATGGTCCAGTGGAGAATTTTCCGGGATCCGACGTATGGTCCCAAGTTGCACTTGTTCCAGTATGACGGAGCCCCATTGGCACCCATGTTCTTGGTCGCCGACCCTCCCAACATGTTGCCCACCCGCGTACTAGCTGTCAACTTGACAGAGGTAGTGGAGGATCCTTCATCCACTTGA
- a CDS encoding Chaperone for protein-folding within the ER, fungal: MIANPASFAFNIPEQHTGTSSASYSFTDDGFWEQCIYRLVSHGTSSCTKGVTIYQHGTYQHQPDGSIILSPFWQDGRIQILDPCTSSNGNQISVVNQTEHIRSWRIFDGPVLRLVGEYYTPTENMTRVDEQPELLTGVVSNIS, from the exons ATGATCGCCAACCCCGCCAGTTTTGCGTTTAACATTCCCGAACAACACACAGGTACTTCGAGCGCATCGTATTCCTT TACCGACGACGGATTCTGGGAACAGTGTATCTACAGACTCGTCTCCCATGGCACATCATCCTGCACCAAGGGCGTCACGATCTACCAACACGGAACATATCAGCACCAGCCAGACGGATCGATCATCCTCTCTCCGTTCTGGCAAGACGGCCGTATTCAAATTTTAGATCCCTGCACGTCGTCCAACGGGAACCAGATCTCGGTCGTCAACCAGACCGAACACATTCGCTCGTGGAGAATCTTCGATGGTCCTGTATTAAGGCTGGTCGGGGAGTACTACACTCCGACGGAGAACATGACCAGGGTCGACGAGCAGCCGGAGTTGTTGACGGGCGTGGTGAGCAACATTTCATGA